The Thermothielavioides terrestris NRRL 8126 chromosome 2, complete sequence genome includes a region encoding these proteins:
- a CDS encoding mitochondrial 54S ribosomal protein YmL19, with protein MSKARAAAGGVDQVVKIIVGAGQASPSPPVGPALGSKGIKSMDFCKEFNARTQHIIPGTPLPVRVTVRPDRTFHFEIRTPQTSWLLLNAAEAPIGKKGKRKGASNPGKETVGTVSLKHVYEIAKIKQSELRLSGLSLEGLCRSIIYQAKSIGIAVVP; from the exons ATGTCGAAAGCAcgggccgccgctggcggcgtgGATCAGGTCGTCAAGATCATTGTCGGGGCAGGCCAAGCGAGTCCCAGTCCACCAGTCGGTCCGGCGCTGGGCAGCAAGGGTATCAAGTCAATGGACTTTTGCAAG GAGTTCAATGCCAGAACACAGCACATCATTCCCGGCACCCCGCTGCCCGTCCGGGTAACCGTCAGGCCTGACAGGACATTCCACTTCGAAATCAGGACACCGCAAACGTCATGGCTTCTCCTCAACGCCGCTGAGGCACCGATAggcaagaagggcaagaGGAAAGGGGCGAGCAACCCAGGGAAAGAAACAGTGGGAACCGTCAGCCTCAAGCATGTCTACGAAATCGCCAAGATCAAACAGTCCGAGCTCCGGCTCTCGGGGCTGTCTTTGGAAGGTCTCTGCAGGTCCATCATCTACCAAGCTAAATCGATAGGCATCGCTGTTGTGCCATGA
- a CDS encoding uncharacterized protein (Contains conserved domain H4[cd00076], Histone H4), translated as MPPTIPQRGGPSGLKRPGLAGKTVFNAGAKRHRKIIKDCIRGITKPAIRRLARRGGVKRISASIYDEARHALKAYLSTALRTAITYTEHRNAKTVTVHDVIFALSRIGKPIYGFDPETYVPPKKRLGPAAQGADD; from the exons ATGCCGCCGACTATTCCGCAGCGTGGCGGCCCCAGTGGCCTCAAACGCCCGGGTCTCGCGGGCAAAACTGTGTTCAATGCGGGCGCCAAGCGCCACCG AAAGATCATCAAAGACTGTATTCGCGGTATCACGAAGCCGGCGATCCG ACGTCTTGCTCGGCGCGGAGGTGTCAAACGAATCTCTGCCAGCATCTATGACGAAGCAAGACACGCCTTGAAGGCGTATTTGTCGACG GCACTCCGAACCGCAATCACTTATACAGAGCACCGTAACGCGAAGACGGTTACGGTTCATGAT GTCATCTTTGCCCTCAGCCGAATCGGTAAACCGATATACGGTTTTGACCCCGAGACATATGTCCCCCCCAAGAAAAGGCTGGGGCCTGCGGCACAGGGTGCGGACGACTGA